From Carassius carassius chromosome 15, fCarCar2.1, whole genome shotgun sequence:
TGTGCTGTATATGACTGTGTTTTAAATATGATTGCACTTTCCCTTTTACTGAATCTGCATCTCAGCAGTCAGACACTCAGGACAGGTCCATGAATAATACATTCCCTTGGCTGAGCAttttctcacagagagagagagagagagaaagagaaagaggtgACGTATTCcacaaaggatttttttttcttggcatACAACTCTGCCCTCGACTATTTCACAGAAATATTCAAAAAATCTTTGCCTGACAGACTGCTCTTTATGAAACATAAGCTTCCTCTGTTTGCACATACAACACAGGCACATAGTCTCTATTTCTCTGCTGTTATATATcatttgtgcacacacacacacacacacacacacagacaaaatccTTGTATCAGACCCCTTAGAGTGAAATATAAGCCCCTCTCCAGCCCTACTATCTGTCTTGCTGCCTGTCATAGTCTGCCTGTGTTCTCTGACGTTAGCTCTTGTTGCAGACAGAAATAGAATATCTCTTCCCTCACTTCCATAAATCGCTCATGTGGTGCAGCGAGACAGCTGTGGACCCCACAATTCCTTCCTTTgcttttcttctcctgtgttgaCATCCTATTATGTTAAGTCAAAACCATataacattgtatttatttttaatgtaactgGTTTAGATCAGTCGAATGTGTTGGTCACCTCCAGCCTCTGAACAAATCAGTCTGTCGCCCTTCTTTGATATATTGCCCTCATATTGCCTTTGTCcttccctcctctctctctctttctctgtctgtgagTGTTTATACACACCTATCAGTCAGTTTGATttaacccctctctctctcacatgtgAGATACCAGAGTTCTGCCTGCTTTGTtctgacaagatcaactggaatgCACACAAATCACATGAAGGACACAAACAACAACTTTAACAACTCTCTCCTCGGTGCCCAAAAGGTAGGAATAAAATGTCACCTTCGTATGTCACGACAAGGTGAAACACACAGTgtaagtgttttttatttctaGAAGGTTCTAGGTGGGACGAGAGTTTGTGATGTTTGGACTCTTTCTAAAGAATACAAAGAAAATCTGTTGTTTAGGACTATGCAAACTGTTCATAATCTAATCAGCGTGATTCTTAAGTGAGACCGTTTGTGCCCGTTTGTGTTTCAGGAGAAGCTTATTCAGGCAATTAAGAAGATCAAACATGAAATTGATGAATGTTATGAGGCTGAGAAAGAGGCTTTTGTGGACGCACTGGAGGTCGAGGTACTGCCTGATTTACCTTGAAAATATTTGATAGTCTTTTAATGTCACTAAGTGGctgaaatggaaaaataaaacaaaaatatgacaGAGATTATATGGTATGTGATCACCCCTTGCATAATATACagaaagttctttttttttttattctgaactTTTCTTCAGACCCCCaatattttacaacatttatttatatggcCTGTTCAGAAATGATTGACATTAATATTTAAACAACTCTTGATGTATATCTTCCCTTTAATGTGGTATTTGGCATAGGTTCTACAAAACATACAAATCTACAGAATCTAAAGCTCCAAATGAACAATTTCTggtattaaatatgaataataacttCATTAGTAAGCTAATCTCAGCCTGCCCATTTCTTCCAGAAGTTATTTGTCTTTTATGTTATTAGTCTCTCTTCCTTCATGTTTCCCATTAAGTCATTAATGTCCCCTTTTTccgctctttcacagaacagatttgaagagaTAGAGCGTGAAATCCGAGCAGAGTTCCAAAACCTCCATCGTTTCCTGGATGAGGAGGAAGAGACGGATCTGGAACGGCTAAGGAACGAAAGGGACAGACGAGTGAAGAtcttaaaagagagagagaaaaagattgGCATGCAGAGTAGAGATCTAGAGAAAGCCATCGAGACACTGAACTGCAAACTGCGGGAAGATGACAGCCCTAAACTTTTGAAGGTGGATTTCCATTTTAAGTTGTATAAACTAACAGTTTAACTAAGCAATGAAatctttatatttatgctttaaGTAGTGTAGTGACCTGCACTGGGAGAGAAATAAATCCTTATCCTCTATGGGCTGTCTAATTAAAAcaacgtttttattttattattgtgcatTTCACTGTTATGAAATCATCTACTCTGACCGCATCACATATGTACTGTAAAATACTAACAGGTTTAGTCTCAAAAGTCATGCAGTAGACACCCACAGAACATGCTAGATGCCATTTGACACTGTTCAGATCAAGTGCCTCTTTCATCACATGATTGAAAGAGTGAGGAATCTGAAGAGCTGACGTGCAATCAGGCAGTGAAACGTGTTTGAAATCGGAACATTCTTGCTCTAAACACTATATTTTTCAATCCATTTAGGAAATCAAAGAGCTTCTGAAAAGGCAAGTgtcttttttattgattatttctCACTTGGTCTCTAATTCTCATATAATCTTAATCACTGTTGTTATTTTTTCTCATTCTGTTCACCATCTACCTCTGTTCTGGCTCTGTTTATCTTCATTAGATGTGAGGTGAATTTCATTCGTCCTCCCCCAATAGACAGCGAAATTTTCTCTGGTCAGTTTGTGGGGCCCATTCAGTATCGGATCTGGAAACACATGAAAACATCCCTCTACCCAAGTACTAAgactacattttaatttatattattttattacatactaaaaaagggaaaaaaatctgaACTATTTTAATTCTCACTATGAGGTGGTGGTTAGGTTCATGCCAGGTACTCAAATCTTTTGAATCTTTTTATCAATGATTCATTAACTCACTatttctgcaggttacattgaCACTTGTTGGAAGATTTGTGTTATGAGATATTAAATGAAGTAATTAAAACATTCAGTGCGACCAAAATTGCATACTGAGGAGGtacaacagtttttaatttaaactttctttgcaactgttaaaaaaagaaaactctatttataattttataattcaaATTTATAATTGAATTTCGTGTCCGCCATGTTGTTACTATCAAATGACCTATAAGTATTCTGAAGTATTTTATTTCGAAAGAGTTCATTCAAgtcattcaaattcaaatcactGGAAATATAAGTTCAGTAGGAtgaatgtttgaaatgtttattcAAAATGCTCGCATATTATGCCAGTCATTGAAAGAAGAGCAGTCCATCAGGAGACTCTATAAGATGAAAAATATAAGTTCATTTCAGAAAGAGTTCAAGAATATTTCATTTCACAAACAAAACACCACCACTATAGCTTAGCATTGTGAATCcctgctaaaaaataaaatagaaacacaTCACAGAAGTGGTTTAACTGGTTATAATGGGACttttattggttttaatggaaactgtaatgtTTCTGCTGTTGGTCACCTTCTATTGGTGGCTTGTTAATACCATTAAATCCAAATGGAATATGTCCCAAAAAAGCTGAAGTTAAAAGTTGATAGTTTGTAATATTGTAGTGAAAACCATTAAAATTTCTTTAAAGGTTTCTatagttgttttgtttgttttttggcagggctaaaatgtgtattgttggttatttttatgctttagtagaatCAAAAACTTACAGGTACAGCACCTTTAAAAATACACAGATTACTGATTAGTCTGATGTAAATAATTTCTGAATAACTTATTTGCATACACAGACATATCCACGTTGACTTTTGACCCTGAAACAGCGCATCCCTACCTAACCATCTCTGCTGAGAAAAATTCAGTGAGTTTCGAGGAAGACAAGCTGCTGTCTAACGAGAACCCAGATGAAAGGAACCCGAAGCGCTTCCACTTCTATTACTGCGTGATGGGTTCAGAGGCCTTCACTCATGGCCGTCATTACTGGGAGGTGGAGGTGAAAGGCAAGACCGCCTGGCGAGTGGGTGTGGCCAGAGCAGACATACCCCGTGGAGAGATGGACTCTTCCTCAACGTTAAACGGACTGTGGACACTGTCTCTCAGAAATGGCTCGATCACAGCCTGCACCCACCCTAAGCCCACAAAGGTGCTCTCATACACCCTCCCCATCCGCATTGGCATCTTCCTGGACTGTGATAAAGAGGAGGTTTCTTTCTACAACTCTGTCACTATGATGCCACTCTTCTCATTCTACATAGGGACTGTTCTAGAGCCACTCTATCCATTCTACAACACGTGTGACACAGATGAAGGAAAGAACTGCCCTCCGCTTTCCATATTTCATCCATCACTCTGAGGGATTGGTATGGATGTTTGGTTTTAGCACTTCCACTGCTGACACAGTGTGAAACCTCGAAGCTTGGATGCCTGTAAAGCTAGAGAGCTATTTTGTTGTGTAGTTGTGTTTGGCTGATCTACTTAAGTAACACTTAACCGACCCCTATATGATAATTCACTATTCactgaataactgaataaatgtaagaaattaaagggatagttcacccaaaaaattaaaatttgtcataatttacttactCTCATGTCAATGGGGACCTATTTGGTTCTTCAaaattcttttgtgttcaacatatgAAAAAAACTTAcagaggtttggaacgacatgagggtgagtaaatgatgacaacatttaaaatgttgggtgaactattcctttaagtgggCAAATTCGAAATCTGAATGAGCTCGAAGTGCCATTTTCTGCAAGGATATTCTCTAGCGGCTAGCTGTTGAGTATACATTGGTTGTCCATTTGTTATTTAGGTGCATCATGAGATTAAATGAGTACACTCTATACACTTTTAGACATCATTTCAAATAATGCACCATATAAAGGTTGGGGCGACTTCATACACAACCAGTGAGATTTGCTCTATTCAGTTTATGTCATCCGTTCTGTTCAGGATCTGAAAAGACTTAAAAAGCAACGCTGAGATTAGATTTTTGCAGTGTATTTCTTTATAGAAGAAGTATTACTTACACATAAGGAATATTActctcagaaatgaaaattctgtcattattcatttGTTTCAAAACTGTATGCCATTACGGGTTTGATGTCACTCTTGAAAACCAGTGAGCTTTGATTTTATTGATGTCTAGCATGCAACATATCTGTTTTGAGAGCTGCAGAGGAGGTGAAGATAGTGCATGACTCACACGGACAACATTTATAGtgctttttttgtcctttttgaaaCTTGACAGGCTGTGGTCACAATGAACTATcgatgtgtaaaaataaaataaatagaaaaaaataaataaataaaaatgtattgaaaaaaagATGAGTTTGGAATACTGGATCTCATCTAATCTCAAAAGCTAAGCAGGGTTTGGCTCGGTTAGTAGATACCAGGTGCTTTATCTTCGGGTGGCATGTTGGCTCAGTGTTAACTTTCACAGCAAGAAGGTGCCTGGTTTGAGTCCCAGCTAAGTCAGGAGGCCTTACTGTGTGGAGTTTGAATGTTCTGCCTGTGTGGCTTATTTCCGTGTGCTCTGTAATGGACCGACCATCTGTTCAGGGTGTTTCCCTTCCTTTAACCCAAAATGCTGGGTGGGCTCTAGCATCTCCGTGACCCTACACAGGACAGACTGTTTGGAAAATGGAAGAATGGAGcttggaatgacattagggtgaaaaaataataatagaattttaatttgggagcgaactatttatttttattttgatatatttgtatgcaaataaataaaatacatgtaatctATCATGCAAACTGTTTGAAAGTCACATTTGTGCATGTATTGTATCATAATAAGTGTACTTGCACAATAAAATAGAAagccaatgaaaaaataaaaatgaattacaatTCTCTGCC
This genomic window contains:
- the si:ch73-54f23.4 gene encoding zinc-binding protein A33, which encodes MHTNHMKDTNNNFNNSLLGAQKEKLIQAIKKIKHEIDECYEAEKEAFVDALEVENRFEEIEREIRAEFQNLHRFLDEEEETDLERLRNERDRRVKILKEREKKIGMQSRDLEKAIETLNCKLREDDSPKLLKEIKELLKRCEVNFIRPPPIDSEIFSGQFVGPIQYRIWKHMKTSLYPNISTLTFDPETAHPYLTISAEKNSVSFEEDKLLSNENPDERNPKRFHFYYCVMGSEAFTHGRHYWEVEVKGKTAWRVGVARADIPRGEMDSSSTLNGLWTLSLRNGSITACTHPKPTKVLSYTLPIRIGIFLDCDKEEVSFYNSVTMMPLFSFYIGTVLEPLYPFYNTCDTDEGKNCPPLSIFHPSL